The proteins below are encoded in one region of Acidimicrobiia bacterium:
- a CDS encoding NAD(P)/FAD-dependent oxidoreductase yields MEKPRVVIVGGGFGGLHAAKALATAPVEVVLIDRRNHHTFQPLLYQVATAGLSAIEIAEPIRRVLRKQGNATVLMGEVSGIDLERRVVMATGQQSVPFDFLILATGVRDAYFGHEEWAEHAPGLKSVDDALAIRHRLLTAFERAEVEPDETRRAALLTFVIIGGGATGAELAGAIAEISRHTFMGEFRRIDPGRARVMLIEGSDRILSSYRPALSAKARTQLEKLGVEVLTGSPVTDIDEHGVSIGDRRIDAGTVLWAAGVEASPLGAKLDVPVDEMGRVLVTDDLSIPGHPHVFVIGDLANVEQDGRPVAGVAPAAIQMGRHAARSVTARLNGDTPGPFRYVDRGTMATLGRSAAIAQIHRISLSGFPAWLAWLFVHLVFLIGFRNRLVVLLEWARSYLTHGRSARLIVGDD; encoded by the coding sequence ATGGAGAAACCCCGGGTGGTGATAGTCGGTGGCGGTTTCGGTGGCCTCCACGCCGCCAAGGCGCTGGCAACGGCCCCGGTCGAAGTTGTGCTGATCGACCGCCGCAACCACCACACGTTCCAACCGCTGCTCTACCAGGTCGCTACGGCCGGTTTGAGCGCCATCGAGATCGCCGAACCGATCCGGCGGGTCCTGCGAAAGCAGGGCAACGCCACGGTGCTGATGGGCGAGGTGAGTGGTATCGACCTGGAGCGGCGGGTCGTGATGGCAACCGGCCAGCAGTCGGTGCCGTTCGACTTCCTGATCCTGGCGACCGGCGTGCGGGATGCCTACTTCGGGCATGAGGAGTGGGCGGAACACGCGCCGGGTTTGAAGAGTGTCGACGACGCCCTTGCCATCCGCCATCGCCTCCTCACGGCTTTCGAACGGGCAGAGGTGGAGCCGGACGAAACTAGGCGAGCGGCTCTGCTGACCTTCGTGATCATCGGTGGCGGCGCTACCGGGGCGGAGTTGGCCGGGGCGATAGCCGAGATTTCCCGGCACACCTTCATGGGCGAGTTCCGCAGAATCGATCCCGGCCGGGCCAGGGTCATGCTGATCGAGGGTTCCGATCGGATTCTCTCGTCCTACCGGCCGGCCCTGTCCGCCAAGGCCCGTACTCAGCTCGAGAAGCTGGGTGTCGAGGTCCTCACAGGTAGTCCGGTGACCGACATCGACGAGCACGGCGTGTCGATAGGCGATCGGCGGATAGATGCCGGCACCGTCCTGTGGGCGGCGGGGGTTGAGGCGTCACCGCTCGGAGCGAAGCTGGATGTGCCCGTCGACGAGATGGGAAGAGTGCTGGTGACCGACGATCTTTCTATTCCGGGTCATCCGCACGTCTTCGTCATCGGAGACCTGGCCAACGTCGAACAGGACGGCCGGCCGGTGGCCGGAGTGGCGCCGGCTGCCATACAGATGGGGCGCCACGCCGCCCGGTCCGTCACCGCCCGGCTCAACGGGGACACTCCGGGACCGTTCCGATACGTCGATCGGGGGACTATGGCGACACTGGGGCGGAGCGCCGCCATCGCCCAGATCCACCGGATCAGCTTGTCGGGTTTCCCCGCCTGGCTCGCCTGGCTGTTCGTTCACCTCGTGTTCCTCATCGGATTCCGCAACCGGTTGGTGGTGCTGCTCGAATGGGCCAGGTCGTATCTCACTCACGGGCGAAGCGCACGGCTCATCGTCGGCGACGACTGA